The genomic DNA CACTCGAACAGCCAGCGGTCCAAAGCCCGAGGGGCTCTGGCGGCAGGGTCGTAGTGTCCTGGCGAACGATTCGCGGTCGCGTTGGATCAGTCACGTCGTGGGAAAGCGCAACACGAACGTGGCTCCTGGGCCTTCGCCGGGTTCAAGTCGGATCTGACCACCGTAGCGCAGGACGATCCGTCGCGCGATGGTCAAGCCCAACCCCGTGCCTTGCCCGGGCGCTTTGGTGGTGAAGAAGGGGTCGAAGATCTTTGACGCATAACCTTTCGGAACCCCGGGACCCGAGTCGTGGATTCTCACCACGATGGCCTCGCTGGAGACGCCGCTGCTCAAGTCGATCGTGCCCCTGCCTTTCATGGCCTGGATCGCGTTCGTGATGACGCTGACGAAGACCTGTCCGATCTCTTCGGGGACCGCGCGAATCCGTGGAACCGACTGGTAACGCCTCCGCACTTGGAGCCCGGTGACCTCGTCGGTCAACCCGACCACCCTCAGCGCGAGATCGAGTTGCTCGTTGACGTCGACGTCGTCCCGCAGATCGGCGCGGTCGGGTCGCGTGGAGCCGGCGAAATCTCGAATGACTCGGGCCATCCGCTTCGCGTGGTCCACGATGCGGCTCGCGTGATCTTTCATACGAGTCGGATCTTTTTCGTCCCGGATGGCTTCGCTGAGACTGAGGATGCCGAACAGCGGATTGTTGAGTTCATGGCCGATGCCCGATGTCAACACGCCCAGTCCGGCGAGTTTCTCGGCCTGCAGCAATTGGTCCTGCATCTGGCTCTCTCCCGTGGTGTCCCACAACACGAGCCCGGCCCATCCCTGTTCGGTCGAACGGGTGTCGATGCGGAACATCTCGTACCGATACGTCACCCGCCGGATCGTCAGTTCGTTCGTGGCCGGGCTCGTCTCGCTCGTCGGTCGAGGGGACAACGGATCGCCCGGCGGCTCATCGGCCCCGGAGACCTGGACCGGTCCCGGCGTCCGTCCCGACATGGCGAGGCCTTGGGCGTAGACGTGGAGCTGATCACGCAATCGCTCGCGGGAGGAGTCATCCAGGGGGATCAGCTCGAACAAGTTCGTGCCGTGGACCTCACGATCACCCACGCCGAACGCGCACCGGGCGGCGAAGTTGGCGTATTGCACCCGCTCGTCTTCGATCAGGACAATCGGGTTGGGCACGCTGTCCAGAATCCGCTGGGTATAGGCCTGAAGCGACCGGATCTCTTCGGCCTTTTCTTCGACTTCCTGCGTCAGCCCGGAGAAGGCCTTTCGCAGCCGGACGTTCATCCGATCGAACTCTTCCGCTAGCTGTTCGATCTCGTCGCCCGTGCGCACCGAGATCCGCTCGTTGAGCTCTCCGCGACCGATCAGCGCGGCGCCTTGCTGCAGGCGGCGTATCGGCGTCACGATGCGGACGGCGGCCGCGTACCCCAAGACGGCCAACAGCGCGATCGCCAGAAGCCCGCCCACCGAGGTTCGCGCCAGCAGGTGACGGGTCGGAGCCAACAGCTCTCCGGACGACTGCCAGGCGAACGTGTGCCAGACGGTGCCGGTGGATGCGATCGTCAGGCGGTTGGTGTCGGAGAGCGGCGAGAACCCGACGATGGACTGCGTCTGACTGCCGTGCCCGTCGGAAGGAGTCTTGGCCCAGCCCGCGTGAGGCGGAGTCACCAGACGCACGAGTTCGGCGTCTGCCAGCCGCGTTCCCGTGGGGAGGATCGGGCAACTCATGACGGTGCCGCTGCTGTCGATGAGCATGACGTGTCCGGTCTTTCCGAATCGAATGGGAGACAGGAATGGGGACAAGTAGCTCTTGGCGTCGAACACGCGATGGACGACTCCCAGCGGCCGTTTGCGATCGCTCCCCATCACCGGCACCGAGAGGTGAAACGTATACGCGTTCAGCGCCGGGTCGAACGTCACGTTTCCGAGGTAGGCGCCGCCTCGCCCGACGGCCAACGCTTTTTGCCACCAGGTTTCCCCGCCGTGCGTGTAGTCGACCGAGGTGTTGACGCTGCCGGCAAGGCGACCCGCGGCGTCGGTCACGAACAGCACGCGCGTTGCGTCGGGTTCGTGCGCCTCGTTGTTCAAATACCATTTGAGACGACCGGCCAGCGGCCCCTCGGTGATCTCCCGGACCAGACGGTCATCGCGAGCCTGCCACCGCCGTCCAGGATCAGCAAGGGAGAAGGGGGCCGCTGCCCGGTCGGTCAGGAATTCCACGAGTGCGGGATCGCGTGCGATGCGGGTGATGAGGGTGACTTCATCGGCGAACACCAGATCGAGTTTGCGCGCGCTTTCAGTGGCCAACCCCGCGAAGCTCGCCCCGATCACGGTTTGCAGTTCGCGGGTACCCTGGACGTAGGCCATGCCGATCGCCAGCAACAACGGCACGGTCCCCACCACCAGCGTCAGCAGCACGAGCCGGCCCTTCAGTCCCCATCGCGTGCGGGTCCGGCTCGGTGAGCGCTCCATGGGTGATCCTAGTGTGGAGGAAATCTATCCTGCGCCCGGAAACTGTAGGCGAAAGGTCGTCCCCTGACCTTCTCGACTCGAGACCGAGATGTGTCCGTCGAACTTCTTGACGATGGTGCGACAGATGTGCAGCCCCAATCCGGTGCCTTCGCCCGGTCTCTTGGTGGTAAAGAACGGATCGAAGATTTTCCCCAGAATCTTCTCGGGAATGCCGGGTCCGGAGTCGCTGATGGCCACGGCCACCGCGCCGTCTTCACGGTGGGTCGACACCTGCAAGGTTCCCCTTCCGTGCATCGCTTGAACCGCGTTGGTGATGAGGTTCACAAAGACTTGGATGAATTCGTCCGGCCTGCCGCGCACGACCGAACGATCCGCGTAATCCTTGACTACCACGACTTCCTTCAGCCCGGTGGCGTATTGAGCCAGCTGGATGGCTTCGTCCAGTTTGGTGTTGATCTCGACGTCCGCCCAGTCCTCCGACTGCGGAATGCGGGCGTACCGCGTCAAGCCCTGGACGATGGAGGAAATCCGCCTGACCGCCCGCAGCATGTCGCGCGCGTGCTCCCTGACCACCGCCGGGTCCTGTTCATCACACAGAGTTTCCGCCAGGCTCATGAGAAAATAGAGGGGATTGTTGATGTCGTGGGCGATCCCGGAGGTGAAGGTCCCGATCGTGGCCAGTTTCTCGGCCTGAGACAGTTGCATCTGGATCTGGGCTTCGTACTGGACGAGGTTCCAGAGCAGTTTGGCACCGGTGCCGCCCAGAACCTCGGTTCCTGGAGGATGGTGAGCGGTGATCCAACGCGCGACCTCGGGATCCCCGGTGACATCCACGATCAAGTCGGTCTGGTAACTGGAGAGTAGCTCCGCGACGTTGACAGCGATCGGAATGCCGAGCTCCCGGGCGCGGCGCAGCCCGGGAGCTCGGGGATCATGGTCCGCCACCCCGCTGACCGCGACCCCCGGGGTGCGTACGAACAACTCGAGTAGGGCGGACCCCCCTTGACCGGCGCCGAGAATAGCCACCGTCATCCGTGGTCCGCCCGGTGTGACGGCGGACAACGGAGCCGTAGGGGGCGCCTCTTGAGATAGGCCGGGCGTGGACTGCTCCAACCTGGAGGTCGGCGACCGCTTCCCGGAGCTATACCCGGCCGTACTGCTTCATCGCCGAGTCCACTGCGGCGGCGAGCTTGTCTCGTTCGACCGGTTTGATGAGGTAATCCGCCACGCCCTGCTTCATCAACGAGGTGGCGAGTTGCACGTCAGGAAATCCCGTCAGCACAATGATCGGACGCGAAGGATACTGTTTGCGGAAATAACTGATCGCCTCCACCCCGTTCACCCTGGGCATCCGAATGTCACAGATGATCACATCGACGGAAAGGGGATTGTCGCCGGAATTCATGACATCCACGGCTTTTTTCCCGTCTTCGGCCTCGATCACCTCATACCCGGATTTGGTCAGCCCCAGGTTCACGGCCTTTCGTACATCGGCTTCGTCATCCACCACCAAGACGCGGCCCCGGCTGTTACTCTGCGGAATACCAAACAGGTCGACCATCACGTGCCCTCCCTTCGCTCCCTGAAAGGAAACACCCGACCGGCAACCCTGCTGTCTCACCGCGAGAGCACAATAGTCCCTTTGGGAGGGCGTGTCAAGAAGGAACAACAAACGCGTATCGTGTGCACGTCTGCGGGACGACTCGGCGATCACAACCCTTCTGGGTTTCGGCCGAGTGCGGCCGTCGTTTGACAAAGCCCGCCCCCCTGACTACCTTTCCTCGGTCAACCACCCCAAGGAGAAACCGCGGTGCAAAACCGGATTGTGCTCCACTATGGAGATGGACGGATCGTGAAAGGGAGCACCGGCGATTTTTTTCCTGACAAACAGTGGTTTCACTGCACGGAAAACGGTTCCGAGAAACCCACCCGGGTGGATATCTCAAAGCTGAAGGGAGTCTTTTTTGTCAGGGACTACGAGGGAAACGCCGAGTACCGGGAGCAATATAACGGTGAACGGACCGGTCTGGGCAAGAAAGTTCGAGTGACGTTCAAAGACGGTGAGGCGATCCTCGGGTACACGCCCGGATTTTCCCCCAACAAGCCAGGGTTCTTTCTCTTCCCCGCCGACCCCAAGAGCAA from Nitrospirota bacterium includes the following:
- a CDS encoding ATP-binding protein, producing the protein MERSPSRTRTRWGLKGRLVLLTLVVGTVPLLLAIGMAYVQGTRELQTVIGASFAGLATESARKLDLVFADEVTLITRIARDPALVEFLTDRAAAPFSLADPGRRWQARDDRLVREITEGPLAGRLKWYLNNEAHEPDATRVLFVTDAAGRLAGSVNTSVDYTHGGETWWQKALAVGRGGAYLGNVTFDPALNAYTFHLSVPVMGSDRKRPLGVVHRVFDAKSYLSPFLSPIRFGKTGHVMLIDSSGTVMSCPILPTGTRLADAELVRLVTPPHAGWAKTPSDGHGSQTQSIVGFSPLSDTNRLTIASTGTVWHTFAWQSSGELLAPTRHLLARTSVGGLLAIALLAVLGYAAAVRIVTPIRRLQQGAALIGRGELNERISVRTGDEIEQLAEEFDRMNVRLRKAFSGLTQEVEEKAEEIRSLQAYTQRILDSVPNPIVLIEDERVQYANFAARCAFGVGDREVHGTNLFELIPLDDSSRERLRDQLHVYAQGLAMSGRTPGPVQVSGADEPPGDPLSPRPTSETSPATNELTIRRVTYRYEMFRIDTRSTEQGWAGLVLWDTTGESQMQDQLLQAEKLAGLGVLTSGIGHELNNPLFGILSLSEAIRDEKDPTRMKDHASRIVDHAKRMARVIRDFAGSTRPDRADLRDDVDVNEQLDLALRVVGLTDEVTGLQVRRRYQSVPRIRAVPEEIGQVFVSVITNAIQAMKGRGTIDLSSGVSSEAIVVRIHDSGPGVPKGYASKIFDPFFTTKAPGQGTGLGLTIARRIVLRYGGQIRLEPGEGPGATFVLRFPTT
- a CDS encoding ATP-binding protein, coding for MTVAILGAGQGGSALLELFVRTPGVAVSGVADHDPRAPGLRRARELGIPIAVNVAELLSSYQTDLIVDVTGDPEVARWITAHHPPGTEVLGGTGAKLLWNLVQYEAQIQMQLSQAEKLATIGTFTSGIAHDINNPLYFLMSLAETLCDEQDPAVVREHARDMLRAVRRISSIVQGLTRYARIPQSEDWADVEINTKLDEAIQLAQYATGLKEVVVVKDYADRSVVRGRPDEFIQVFVNLITNAVQAMHGRGTLQVSTHREDGAVAVAISDSGPGIPEKILGKIFDPFFTTKRPGEGTGLGLHICRTIVKKFDGHISVSSREGQGTTFRLQFPGAG
- a CDS encoding response regulator, producing MVDLFGIPQSNSRGRVLVVDDEADVRKAVNLGLTKSGYEVIEAEDGKKAVDVMNSGDNPLSVDVIICDIRMPRVNGVEAISYFRKQYPSRPIIVLTGFPDVQLATSLMKQGVADYLIKPVERDKLAAAVDSAMKQYGRV